AACTTAACGGATTTGATGGAAACAATAAAATTGCCAGTGGCGATGATGTTTTTCTTTTGCAAAAGGCAGCGAATTTATTCCCTGATAAAGTTCATTATTTAAAAGCAGAAGAAGCTATTATTATCACAAAACCAACTGAAAACTGGAAAGCTTTATTTTATCAAAGAGTGCGTTGGGCTTCAAAAACATCTTCGTATCAGAGTAATTTCGGGAAGATTTTGGGACTGATTGTTTTCTTTGGAAATCTTAGTTTCGTGATTGCGTTTTTCTTTTCTGTTTTGGGTATTTTGCCTTATCCGTTTTTTGTTTTGTTTGCTTTTTCGAAATTCATAATTGACTTTGTATTGCTTTATATAACAAATCAATTTTTGACGAAAACCAGAATAAAAAGTTTGCTTTTAAGTAGTTTGCTTTATCCCTTTTTTAGTTCGGCTGTAGCTTTGTACAGTTTGTTTGGTTCTTATGAATGGAAGGGAAGAAAGTTTAAAAGCTAAATTTCAATAATCATTTGATTTTAGGAACGGTAAAATGGCACGCGGATGACGCAGATTCGCTTTGCGAAAACACGGATTTATGCGGATTTTTTATTCTTAAGTATGACATAAAATGAGAAAAGGAAATCTGTGCAAATCTGTTTAAATCCGTAAAATCTGTGTGCTATAATTTTTTTCTTCTAATGAAACCTAAAGCCCTAGCCCTGATGGGAGGGAAAATCCTTTTGTGCCGGTCCCGAGGCTTCGGGAGGCAAAAAAGATTGGAAGGAACAGAAGGAAATAGCTCCAGATTCTTCGACTTCGCTCAGAATGACAATAATAGAGATAAATAAACGGTTTAAATTAAATGAACTTACATCACTTATATGGTGAAGAAAAAACTATTCTTTGCCTTTTGCTTTAAGAATAACAGGTAAAATAAATTGAGTTTTCACCGGAAGTCCACGTTTTAGAGCTGGATTTATTTTTGGAAAATCGATTAAACGGGCACGTAAAACACTGTCGATTTTTATGGTATCATAAGCGACAGAATCTTTACGAAATTGCGGTTCGAATTTCATTGTTGCATTAGGAAAAACAGTCACTTTTACCTCGATTGTATCAAGTTCAGGATACATTATTGAGAGTGTATCTATGTCTAATTTCTCTTGAATAAGCTGTGCCATAAACTGAAAAAAACATTGCTGACGTTCTTTTTTATCAGCTATTTTTTCGCAATTGGCTACAGATGGAAATTCATCAACTTCTTTCCAGTTGATTGTTTTTAATTCTTTTTGAAGTAAATCTTTTTCAGACGGAACCTGCTTATCAATATATTGACAAGAATGGAGGGCTAAAAAAACTAAAAAAAGGAAAAACTGCTTCAAGATTATGAATTTGATTTGGATAAAATAATTACTGGTATAAAAATACGATTATTTTTTTTGAGAAGCTTTGAATTGTAAATAATCTTCATAGCTTTCTGAGAGCCATTGTTCTTTGTTTTTTGCTGCAACTTCCTTTTGTTCAGGATATAATTTTGCAAGTCTGTCAGAAAAAGTGGCTATTTGAACAGTGTATTTATAAAACTCAGTCTTTGTTAAAACAATATTTGCATCATTTTTGGTAGTAAAATATTCAAAGAAAAGAGCATCAAATTCTTTCATCGAAAAGTTTAGTACTTTTTTCTTATTACTTTTATAAATACTGTCTTGCAATAGTTGATCGTCAATCGAGAGTTTTTTAGATTGTGCGTACATTGCATTACTGATTGGAAATATCAGGAATAAAAACAATACAAGTTTTAAAAAACGACGCATTTACTAGTTTTACTTAATGATTTGTAAGTGCAAAATTACAAAATAAATATGGATTCACTCTTGCTCTTGCTCGGTTTTATATGTATGATTGTGGGGATTTTTGGTAGTTTTCTTCCGGTTTTACCTGGTTTATCCAGTTGTTGGGTAGGTTTGTTATTGTTGTATTTAACAAAAGCGGTAGAGAATAATTATTGGATTCTGGGGATCACACTTTTGATCACCATAATAATAACCATTCTCGATTATGTAATTCCGGCGAAAGGAACCAAAAAGTTTGGCGGAAGTTCTTACGGAATTTGGGGAACTAATATTGGCTTAATAGTTGGTATTCTGGCTCCTATACCTTTTGGAGTTATTATTGGTCCTTTTGTTGGAGCATTTGTAGGAGAGTTAATTTACGATTCAAAAAATCATCGTCGCGCATTAAAAGCTGCAACGGGATCATTGCTTGGTTTTTTGGCTTCGAGTTTTATTAATTTTCTTTTCTGCATCATTTTTCTGGGTATTTTTCTGAGTATAACATGGAAATATCGAACATTATTATTTTAATTGTGTAACATACATTTAAGCTTTTTCTTATCTTTTTTAATTTTTATTAAAACAATTAAAAATTTCGAAAAAAACTTTTTTGTTTGTTTTGATAACTAAGGGGTTATGTTTACTGGCGATTCAGGATTTTCACGTTTAACAATTGTTAAAATCGCATTTATTATTTTAACTTCTTTTTTGGAAATGTTAAAATATTTTATATTTTTATCCTGATAAACGATAAAAAGCCTCACTTTATCGATTATTTTGAACTAATTTAAATAGTAAAATTTATGACTCCAAACCTACAAATTGAACTTAGACGTTTTATTTCTTCTAATGTTGTCTCAAAATTGAACAAATTTTATTTTGAAAACGATGCACTTTTAATCAAGGGAATTGATGTTTCAATAGGAACAATTTTAATGGGTTTGTATAATAGGGCGGAGGAGTCGGGCTTTTACAAAGAAATTATCTCACTAATAAAAGACGATTCCACATTTTATCAGGAAGTCGATTTTACCTCCGGAAGAATTTTATCAGTCGACGACTGTTACAGATTAGAAGGAAATGCAATACTAAAAGAAATCTTCACCAATAAAAAAGGCAGAATTTCTGAAATGATTTCTAACGAAGTCGGAATCAAAAGCGAAACGGCAAGAGAAATCCTTAACTTCTCAGCATTATTAGTCGTTTCTTACTTAAAGAACAATATCCAATTACTAGACAGTTTAAAATTATTGCTTGAAGAGCAAAAAAGAGACATTTTAAACAGCATCCACCCCGGAATCAAAATTATCTTAGGTTTCTCTTGTTTTGAAACAGTCGAAGATAAAAACCAATCAATCGGAAGATCAATCTTTACTTTATTCGGACATAACTTTTTCAGTTTCTAAATAAAAAAATCCCATCTTACAAAAGTAAAACAGGATTTATATTTAAGTCTAATTTGAAGCGTTTATTAAACGTTTTTCAAATTGATAATTTCTTGGTCGGTCAAAAAGCGCCAGTTACCTCTAGGTAAATTCTTTTTGGTTAAACCAGCAAATGATACACGGTCAATACGTAAAACATCGTAGTCAAAGTTTTCGAAAATTGCACGAACAACTTTTACATTCGATGAACGTAGTTTAAGACCTACCTCGCTTTTTGCTTCTTTTTCAATATAGCTAATTTCTTCAACAAACACGCGGTGTCCGTCAAGAACCAAACCTTTACTGATTTTCTCTAAATCCTCAAATTTCAAGTTTTTATCTAGAGAAACCTGATAGATTTTAGACGATTTCTGACTTGGTAAAGTAAATTTACGAATCATATCAGTATCGTTAGTAAACAACAATAAACCAGTTGTGTTTTTGTCCATTCTACCAATCGGAGCAATTTTTGCCGTTGTAGAACCACGAACCAATTCCAGAACATTACGATATTCCTGACCTTCGTCAAGAGCGGTCGTAAAGTTTTTTGGTTTGTTCAACAAGATGTATTCTTTCTTTTCAGGAGTCAAAACAACACCATCAAAGTTTACAACATCGTTTAATTTTACTAAATAACCCATTTCAGTTACCGGAACGCCATTTACTTTTACGTTTCCAGACTGAATGTATATATCGGCATCACGACGTGAACAAACACCAGAGTTAGAGATATATTTGTTCAAACGAATTTCGTCTGCAGCTTTTTGTCTTTTTGGAGCCTGATTCTGTTTTTTGATTTTTTCTGCCTTTTCTTCTTCAGCAGCCTTAACAGCAGGTTTCACTTTTTTCGGCCCTTGAGCGCGCTTCGCCATAGGAGGTTTTGGCTTGTTAGAGTTTGGTCTAGAGCTATTTGGCCTAGAACCACCTCTTTTATTATTGCCTTCCTTATTGTTCATAAATTCTGTAATTTGTGCAAAGATAGTTTATTCTTGCTAAATAATCCTAAGTTCATTGTTCTTAGATTGATAGCTATTATTTTTTGAAGTTATAGAAGCATCATAATTGGCTTTTTTTCAGGCATAAATTCCCGCTTTTCGCTTCAATCTTTTATTTTTTAAAGAAAAAAATAAAAGGATTTCCACTTCAATCAGGGCTATTTTCAAGCAATTGGCTTCTTTTAAACATTTTGACAGGAAATTATACCAAAGAGAAAGCGCAAAGATTTTACACAGAGAAAACACAAGTTAGAAATAAAAATCTGTACAAATCTGCCTAAATCCGCGTCATCTGCGTGCCATCTTTTAGCATAAGCCATTATATAATCTAGGTTTGTAAAAGCAAATTCTTTCCGTGCCATAAAACACTCGGATTAATCAGAACGATGCAAAAAACTCCCGAAACAATCAGAAATTTAAGCACATTATGAAGCATTAAAAATTGTTCTTTAGAATTTGATTTCCATAAATAAAGCAAGAAAAACAAAAGAACAATAAAACAAACATAAAAGTAAATATCCATATATCCCACATCATAAATATCAATCAGGACATAAACCGGAATCACCGTTAAAAATGTTAGAACCGTAATAATTTGTTTAGAAACCGTTTCGTTATAAAGTATCGGAATTGTTCTGTAATCATTTGCCAAATCTCCTTTCAGGTTTTCTAAATCCTTAATCATTTCCCGAATTAGTAATAACAAGAATAAGAAAACTGCATGCGCCGAAATCACGGCAAAATGACTCATATGATCTTCAATTTCTTCAAACGAAATCTTATTGTAGAAATATAACAGAATAGCAAAAAAAGGCAAAACTGCCATAAAAGCTGCGGTTAGATTACCAACAATTGGATACTTTTTTATTTTATGAGAGTAAAACCAAATCAGAAAAATATATCCTGAGAAGAACAAAAAAGCACGCCACGAAACGATCAAAGCCATTAATGCAGCAATAAAATTAAGCGTAAAATAAACGGATAATTTCGTTTTCTGACTTACCAATCTGTCCAGCATTGATTTGTTTGGACGATTAATTAAATCCTTCTGACTGTCGTAAAAATTATTAATAATATATCCGGAAGCAATCGTAATTGCCGAAGCAAAAACAATCAAAAACAAGTTGAAATCAAGTAGAATATCCAACGCTCTTTTTTCGGGAGCCAATATAAAAATTGCCGATAAATATTGTGCTAAGACAATAATCGGAATGTTATAGCCTCTTACCACAGAGAACAAACTGACAATTTTCATCATTAAAAGTTTGTGCTGTCTGCTTAACATTTTTTAATTTCAGTTTTTGAGATTGAGGTGTAATTTAAGGTTTTTTGTTGAAGGAACCTTAAGATCAAAGTTTATTTTTTAATAGCTCTTTAGCGCCAAAGCCTAATTTTCGGATACAGGCCAAAGCTTGTTTTTGAGTCATATCGACTTCTTTAATGTCTTTTTTCTCTACAAAAACAACAGAACCGCTCCACGGATTTGGAGCATCGGGAACAAAAACCGAAAAGTTATTTTCGTTTATTTGCTCTATAAGAAATGCAAATTGCCAACCTGCATCTGTTGGAACCAAAATTACTTTTAAATCCTGATTGGATTCAAATCCCATTATGCTTTCATTCATGCTTTTCATAAAAGAATAACCAGGAACAAAGCTCAAAATTCCATCTTCCAGCTTTTGTATTAACTTTTGAGCATATGCAGTTCTGGCAATTAAGCCAGCCGTAAAGCAAATGAAAAGTATAATAACTATG
This genomic window from Flavobacterium sp. 9 contains:
- a CDS encoding DUF456 domain-containing protein; the protein is MIVGIFGSFLPVLPGLSSCWVGLLLLYLTKAVENNYWILGITLLITIIITILDYVIPAKGTKKFGGSSYGIWGTNIGLIVGILAPIPFGVIIGPFVGAFVGELIYDSKNHRRALKAATGSLLGFLASSFINFLFCIIFLGIFLSITWKYRTLLF
- a CDS encoding DUF937 domain-containing protein, which translates into the protein MTPNLQIELRRFISSNVVSKLNKFYFENDALLIKGIDVSIGTILMGLYNRAEESGFYKEIISLIKDDSTFYQEVDFTSGRILSVDDCYRLEGNAILKEIFTNKKGRISEMISNEVGIKSETAREILNFSALLVVSYLKNNIQLLDSLKLLLEEQKRDILNSIHPGIKIILGFSCFETVEDKNQSIGRSIFTLFGHNFFSF
- a CDS encoding pseudouridine synthase, translated to MNNKEGNNKRGGSRPNSSRPNSNKPKPPMAKRAQGPKKVKPAVKAAEEEKAEKIKKQNQAPKRQKAADEIRLNKYISNSGVCSRRDADIYIQSGNVKVNGVPVTEMGYLVKLNDVVNFDGVVLTPEKKEYILLNKPKNFTTALDEGQEYRNVLELVRGSTTAKIAPIGRMDKNTTGLLLFTNDTDMIRKFTLPSQKSSKIYQVSLDKNLKFEDLEKISKGLVLDGHRVFVEEISYIEKEAKSEVGLKLRSSNVKVVRAIFENFDYDVLRIDRVSFAGLTKKNLPRGNWRFLTDQEIINLKNV
- a CDS encoding geranylgeranylglycerol-phosphate geranylgeranyltransferase, translating into MLSRQHKLLMMKIVSLFSVVRGYNIPIIVLAQYLSAIFILAPEKRALDILLDFNLFLIVFASAITIASGYIINNFYDSQKDLINRPNKSMLDRLVSQKTKLSVYFTLNFIAALMALIVSWRAFLFFSGYIFLIWFYSHKIKKYPIVGNLTAAFMAVLPFFAILLYFYNKISFEEIEDHMSHFAVISAHAVFLFLLLLIREMIKDLENLKGDLANDYRTIPILYNETVSKQIITVLTFLTVIPVYVLIDIYDVGYMDIYFYVCFIVLLFFLLYLWKSNSKEQFLMLHNVLKFLIVSGVFCIVLINPSVLWHGKNLLLQT
- a CDS encoding DUF502 domain-containing protein; the encoded protein is MKSILQIIKATFLGGILFLAPLILLLVLLEKGFGIIQKITNPIINHFPKVKILGLAIEEVVAIVIILFICFTAGLIARTAYAQKLIQKLEDGILSFVPGYSFMKSMNESIMGFESNQDLKVILVPTDAGWQFAFLIEQINENNFSVFVPDAPNPWSGSVVFVEKKDIKEVDMTQKQALACIRKLGFGAKELLKNKL